From the genome of Odocoileus virginianus isolate 20LAN1187 ecotype Illinois chromosome 16, Ovbor_1.2, whole genome shotgun sequence, one region includes:
- the LOC110146705 gene encoding large ribosomal subunit protein eL34-like: protein MVQRLTYCSRLSYNTACNKTRLSRIPGNRIVYLYTKKVGKAPKSACGVCPGRLRGVRAVRPKVLMRLSKTKKHVSRAYGGSMCAKCVRDRIKRAFLIEEQKIVVKVLKAQAQSQKAK, encoded by the coding sequence ATGGTGCAGCGTCTGACCTACTGCAGTAGGCTGTCCTACAATACAGCCTGCAACAAAACCAGGCTGTCCCGAATCCCTGGTAATAGAATTGTTTACCTTTACACCAAGAAGGTTGGGAAAGCACCAAAATCCGCATGTGGTGTGTGCCCAGGCCGACTTAGAGGCGTTCGTGCTGTGAGACCTAAAGTTCTCATGAGGTTGTCTAAAACGAAGAAACACGTCAGCCGAGCCTATGGTGGTTCCATGTGTGCTAAATGTGTCCGTGACAGGATCAAGCGTGCTTTCCTTATTGAAGAGCAGAAGATCGTTGTGAAAGTATTGAAAGCACAAGCACAGAGTCAGAaagctaaataa